A region of the Sardina pilchardus chromosome 3, fSarPil1.1, whole genome shotgun sequence genome:
GTTCTGCTCCAACAGCACCGGCACCATATCTTTGTCTCGCTGCCAGCTGTTTGAGGCAGGCTTCTTGGCTGACTCCCTCCGCCTCAATGACCCCAGCTGCAACGGCACACTCCAAGATGGCAGAGTGGAGTTCCTCTTTGACAATGACAACCACACTTGTGGAACCTCGCTAAGGGTACAAGAGCATTGCCCTCTATTCTGGACTAGTGATCCAACATCTTATCATGGTTttcatgtgtaataataattacTGCTCTTGGTGTTAGTTAGTAGAGAAAGCAATCAAATACGGAGCTCTTCTTTGTGGAATATTATCTTTAGGTATTGGTATGTGAGGAATGCCAGATACACCTCTGGAAGTCTTCCAAAGATATAATAAtctaaatgtattcactgaGAACTCCGCCCAGAACATAGATATTACATATTTGTAATAGATATAGAACATATTTGGTAGAATATTATGGTTGTCATGCACATTTACCCctgcgtgtgctgtgtgttggccAACAGAGTAACAGCACCCACTTCATCTATGAGAACACCATCCATGGAGGGGCCAACTCAGCCAGCGGTCccatcagcagagagagacagatagacctGCTCTTCAGCTGTGTCTACCCCCTCACACAGACCCTCTCCATGAATATAGAAATCAACCCACTGGAGAGGTTTGTTCTTCCCTCTATCATAGACAATCCATATCCATGCTTTACTTCACAGTAGTTTGCAGTGCCTTACTGCAGTGACCAAAACACAACCATATAAGACTTCATATGAACTGAATTGTACTGTTCATCAGTCATccatatgtgtttgtttcttcaGCCGTATCACTAAGAAGCTACCAGGAGGGGAAGGAAGCTACCATGTTCGTATGATTCCCTATGAAGATGCAGGATTCTCCCATGCGTTCTCTGGGAGGGTGAATGTGGCAGTGAATCAGCAGATCTATGTGGCTCTTCAAGTGGACGGAGTGGACAGCCGCCAGATCGCCATGGTGATCAACTCCTGCTGGGCCACTCCTGTCAATCAGCCAAACTACCACATCCGATGGGACCTCATCAGAAACGAGTAAGAAAGGCAGACAACACACCTACTACTAGACTCAGCTGTTCTTTACCCAACCACTAGACTATCACCTGCTGTTTACCCTACTACTGGACTATCACCTGTTCTTTATCCTGCTACTAATCTATCACCTGCTGTTTACCATACCACAAAGTAGATTAAAAGTAATCAGCCTGGGCTTCCATCCCTGAACTCACTGTGTGagtcaggcttgtgcacaattccaaattttagaattggcctccattcaattcatgaattggaatttgaattgaatttgccCTAAACAACATCTAACATCTGCTTTAAacctcatctatctatctatctatctattaataataaataataataatacattttatttggggCGCCTTTCATGGCACTCAAGGACATCTTACAACaacaatcaatataaaacagcaaataataacaataataataataataaaaactagatCATAAAAATAGTATTAAAGGGAATAAGCCTGTTTAAAAAGGTGGGGTTTTATGTGTGACTTAAAAGTGGAGAGTGAGTCAATGTTCCTGATGCTTGGTGGGAGGGAATTCCAGAGACGGGGGGCAGAGCGGCTGAAGGCTCTGGCCCCCATGGTGGTCAGACGGGCAGGAGGCACAGTGAGGCTGATGGATGAGGCAGATCTGAGTGTCCGGGAGGGGGTGTTGATGTGGAGAAGGTCAGATATGTATGGGGGAGAGAGGTTATGAATGGCCTTGAACGTGTGGAGCAGAATCTTAAAGTCCACACGAAATTTGATCGGAAGCCAGTGAAGCTGTTGCAGAACAGGTGTGATGTGATTAATGGATGGGATCCTGGTGATGATGCGGGCGGCAGAGTTCTGAACCAGTTGGAGTTTATGGATGTACTTGTGGGGAAGACCAAAGAGAAGGGAATTGCAATAGgcaacgtctgtctgtgtgtcactctgtctgtctgtctgtgtgttccacgcataactctcaaaccactcatccaactgacctcaaatttgacacatgtattgctaatgacatgcttgagtgcagtgcaaagtttggtcatgttcggacaaaaaagaacaaagatatcgttaaactaaacaaaatactactctaccgcaatcccacaattctaccgctctccgcaCTAGCCACTTCCCCTCAGGGTCCTCCAATTCTAATCGAAACGCAAAGGACTGAGAGGACTGCGTGAAAGCAGGTTCCTGGAAAAGTTCCCGCCTCCTAGCTCACCcctgggcagctgtggcctactggttagggcttcgagcttggaACCAgaggctgaagtgcccttgagcaaggcacctaacccctcactgctccccaagtgctgctggttgggcaggcagctcactgctcaggGTTAGTgagtgattcacctcactgtgtgttcactctgtgctgtgtgtgttcactaatttggttaaattgggttaaatgcagagaacaaattttcctcacaggatcaaaaaagtatatatacttataggTTTTACCCCGAATGCGCATATGGAAACATAGCTAATGCTCTTAACCAGGGGCGCCTTAATACCACCTGAGACCCCTGGGCTATGGAGGTGTTTGAGCCGCCCCCCGAATCACCCTTCACTGGGTATGTATATCGCTAGCCATTTGATATAGTCAATGGTGCTGGTTATAAAAGGTCAATTAATTTCAGGAAACTACAATCATAAACAgtctgttataaaaaaaaaaaatcaatctcaCTTAGGCCTAAGCTACAATCAGAATTGCTTTCTGCGGGTCTTCCTAACTGCAAACTCATTGATCATGTCATTAAAGTCTACAGCCCAAAGAATGTCATACTCCGTGGACATTATGGTAAGATGGTTCAATCTTCCCAGTTGCATGGTTGACCTCTGTCTGCTTTTAATGAGGGCCAGTTTGGAAAAAGAGCGCTCTCGACTTTCGTTGGTGACTGGTAAGGTTAGCTAAAGGCATAATGCTATGTCCATTTTGGGAAACACAGTTTGCATGCCTCTTTTCCTTATTAGTTTCAGGAGATGCCGACATGGTCAGGTCCTTGCGCACATACTCTTGGAACTGAATAGCCTCCTCTACAAAGTCTGTCTCCAGATCAGTTGAATATTTTTCCTGTAGTCCGCATGGTGAGGAACAGAGATCATGTGAGGACGTTTTCAGAAAGGTGTTTAAAAGCCAAATGGAAGACAAATTAGGAATCATTTCTGTAATCTCATTGCCAATAATTTATAAGCTTCAGCTTTTAACACAAAACCTGAAGCTTATAAATTATTGGCAATGAGATTACAGAAATGATTCCTAATTTGTCTTCCTCCCTGTTTTCCAACCCAGAACACATAAGGCTTGCTGTTGTCATCACttggatgtgtgtctgtctctgtaggTGTGCTAACCCCAATGACAACACAGTGGAGCTGGTGGAGAATGGGGTCAGCACAACAGGCCGATTCTCCTTCAGGATGTTCTCCTTCAACGCAAACTCCTCCCAGGTTTACCTGTACTGCAGCATCCACCTGTGCTTGATGGCAAACAATAACTGCACAGCCGTAAGTTCAACAGAGTTCATCCAAACCACAACAGGGGGGGattgtggtggtggtagcatagtgactaaggagctgggctagcaagCAGTAACTAGAAAAAACGTCCAGCTGGCTTCCCAGTCCGGTGTCATCAAATCAGCCGGCACGTTCGATCTGGAGTTCTGGCTAAACGTATTTTGCTCTCAAACAAGCTTGAGGTCCAGCAaagtttcctcttcctctcttcctgtttacagCACTGTAACCATCAGAGGCAGCGTCGTTCTGTTGATTTCCATGACAGCGCCTCCATCTCACTGGGGCCTCTGGTTTTGACCAATGGCaatgaaggtaaacaaagaTGATTCAACACTGACTGTTTGTCCTTCATTTACTGTAATTATTGTAGTCTGAAATTGTTCTCATTGTTCCAAATGTAATTTAGCAATGCTTGCTGGCATTCATAACTTTAACATCTGAGAAAACAGCATCTTTACAGTCACTGAGACACTAGTCTTACCGGTGCCGCAGTTTGTTCACCTGAAAACAACTGTCTTTGTTATTAATACTTAAAGATTTCACTTCACACTGCTCTCTTACTGAATGTCTCCTCAACTGGAATAGGCTATCAGAAAACTAGCCTCCTATTAGCAACATTTGACATTCTTCTTCTATCTATCATctcatttgttttttcttttttttcagaggggAGAAATAAGTTTGTTCCGCACCCTGTGAGGGTGTCTAAGGCCTCAGGTCTGACGGCATCTCTGATGGTCCTGCTCCTGTCTGTTCTCCCTCTCAGGGCTCTGCTCGTCTAACACACAACTTTTACAGACTTTTGCACATTACTGATTTCAGCATGGCCCTTGTGTGTATggcaaatgtgttgttgtttcatTCAACTGTGATCTTAGGGGGGCAACTGTATTCAGTGAGCAGTAACCATAGTAATGGGAATAGGtgaaggacatactgtatggaagGACCAACAGAAAAGTCAGTCTGGTTTAAACTATAATCTAATTAAACTATACGCATTGTGATTTAAATTTGCTAAGGGGTTTTCTGACAAGTTCCTTTCAACATTTGAAGATGTAAAAATACGGTGATGATTATGGGCTTATATGGAGTGTTCTAGAACCCTGTGCTTTTTTCAGGATAACTTTTATACTGTAGCTTTGATTTTGTTCTTGGCCATTAAAAGGGCCATCTGCATACATGAAATGTTTTATAAGACAGGTCTATGCTATCCAAAtttgacatatactgtatgtgcaacacttgatgatgaaataaaatactTTTCTCCTATCCTCcttaatgtatatatttttaagtcAACATGATTCTCAAATCTGTTACAAGCACACAGactacctgtgtttgtgtgtgtgtgtgtgtgtgtgtgtgtgtgtgtgtgtgcgtgtgtgcgtgcgtgtgtgtatttttcttaTATCTTggtgttcatgtttgtttgtagcTTTGATATGTGGAGTTTTGCTGTGTAAGTgaattgttgatgtgtgtgtgaaggcacaTTAGATTAGAAAAAATAACTAAACAGGATTCGGAAGGGGTTGATAGACCCAGAAGGAGACCAGGAAGGCATATGTGCAGGCGTGGATAAATGAAGGAGAGGCAGGCCAGGAGTCAGACTGAGGACTCTTCAAGGATAACATGAAACATATTGGCCATGTACAGTAGCACCAGGGCAAACCGCCAAAATGTTTACCAAAAAGTGCTATTGTTGATAAATAAGTACCCCAACCGTTGCACCAAAGAATTTTTtgtggtatgttggtctcaagggcCTGCGTCAACCTAGCCCATAACGACTCATTTGTGATTGAAATATAATATTGTGAAAAGGTTCAATATTGTAGGCTCAAAGTGTCACACTCTAATCAGCTAATTAATCACAACTGCCTGCAAAAGGTTCCTCTCAGTCTGGTTCAGTATAGTTCAGATAAATGGACTTTcacaatattcacattttttgAGTTTAACCTGTACACACAACAAAACTCCACACATCAACTCTACAAACATGAACACTCCTCAGACACAGGGCTGTAGCACCAACTTTTGGGCCCCTATACAAGCCCTGAGCTTGTCTCAAGTCTGCATCAGTGCTTGCTGCAGGACCACTTTCTGTGACCGTTTCTggaatgtgtttcacaaattAAGTTTCAGCAGACAGCTGGATGATGGTCATTGTGGAGCCTAATATCATGATGTCTGGGAACTAGCCTATGCTATAGATTATTACTTACCAGCAAAATAATGGCTTAGTATTAGTTAATATTTGCTTGCTTCAAAGTAGTACCCTGCTGTTGCAATGACCCCATGCGACGGCCCTGCTCACACATCAACATGTCTCACCCAAATCTTCATGTTTTCTTGACGCTGCACTTTTACCCACGTCCCCCTCACCAGCCTcagcctcacacacaggcacgcagacaggcaagctaactagctaactatcCAGcttaactagctaactagctgACTAGCTAACTATCCACCaactagaatagaatatatacttttttgatcccgtgagggaaattcgtttctctgcatttaacctaatttaaccgaattagtgaacacacagcacacagtgaacacatagtgagggttacatgtcggcagtccgacatcctgccagtccgacatccctttcgtccgacatgccgctattcagacatggtgttattccgacatgctgccaatccgacacattttagtacccccattccgacagtttacaaatcctatttttttcccacgtcaatttaacggacctatatgagcccgacggactcaaagtgcgtcaaaaaacacacccattcttctctgttacattgctccacgattattagtcacagcgagatgagacctatattgcatgaaagagcgcagaaccggggctttccaacgagactagacgcgtgtctgtacgatcaagtaggctatgaaaatgaaaataaaatcatgaatttaaatgaaagtataggctatcatatttacagtctatattgctctgcgttcacccacgcagctacactgctctcgcttgaattactccgggaccaggcatcgcacagacataacacgcatatcaaatgaaagaggagaaacagaactttccattgataccaaacacatc
Encoded here:
- the LOC134075934 gene encoding uromodulin-like, which codes for MVDPCKELDCTEDELCGPKNGVHGCFCNEDHPRSHPERYDSVEFCSNSTGTISLSRCQLFEAGFLADSLRLNDPSCNGTLQDGRVEFLFDNDNHTCGTSLRSNSTHFIYENTIHGGANSASGPISRERQIDLLFSCVYPLTQTLSMNIEINPLESRITKKLPGGEGSYHVRMIPYEDAGFSHAFSGRVNVAVNQQIYVALQVDGVDSRQIAMVINSCWATPVNQPNYHIRWDLIRNECANPNDNTVELVENGVSTTGRFSFRMFSFNANSSQVYLYCSIHLCLMANNNCTAHCNHQRQRRSVDFHDSASISLGPLVLTNEGRNKFVPHPVRVSKASGLTASLMVLLLSVLPLRALLV